The region ACGCGTGGCTTGGTTGAGGATATAAACAGCTTGAACCTTGGCTGGAGAGAGGGCATTTTTGATGAATTCGGCGATATTATCTTCATATAAGAGCACGTCGATCTTCTCGCCTTCAAGCTCACGGATAACACTTTGGATGCGTTGTCCTTTTGCACCAACACAGGCACCTACGGGGTCGATATCACTACGGCTAGAGAAGACGGCCAACTTGGTGCGATAGCCGGGTTCGCGTACAATTTTGTGGATATGAACGGTCTCGTCATTAAGTTCTGGAATCTCTATCTCAAGAATGCGCTTGACAAATTCGGCATGGGTGCGGGTGAGGACGATAGAGAGACCTGTAGTACTCTTCTTGACCTCCCAAATCATCACTTTAATGCGATCGCCGATTTCGTAATGCTCGCGAGGCGATTGGTAGCGTTTGGGGATAATGCCTTCGGTTTTACCAAGGCTTACATAGATATTGCCCTTGTGGAGGCGCTGATAGTAGCCGATAACAACCTCACCGACTTTATCTTTAAATTCGCTGTAGAGAGTATTCTTTTGGATCTCTTTAAAGTCTTGACGGTTACGCTGTTTTCCTGCTTGAATATCGGTACGGTCGAACTCTTTTGGGTCAACCTCGATAAGGATTTCATCGCCGACTTCGGCATCTTGATTATGCTTTTTTGCCTCGCTAATTTCGATCTGCGTGTAGGGGTTGTCCCAGTCGTCATCCTCCACGACTTCACGGCGAGCGTAGAGGGTTACATATTGCAGATCTTTAGAAAATTGGATCATGGCATTTTCCGAGGAGCGAAAGCGACGCTTATAGGCAGCCAAGAGCGTATCCTCGATGGTTTTTACTACCAGCTCTTCTGAAATATCGTGTCCACTTTGTAGCTGACGTACAGCATCTCCAATAAATGAAGGCATTATCTTCTCCTTAGATTAAAAGTCGGTTTTGAGTTTCGCTTTAGAAACGTCGGCAAAGGCGATAAAGGTGGATTGGTCTAGGTAGAACCCATCCTCTTTAACATCGGTAATTTCTCCGGAAAATTGAGTAGAATCTTTTTTAGTACCTTCAATTTGATGGTGCATAAAGATGGTGTACTCGTGGTTGGCTTTAAATTGACGGTCGATACCGGGGGTGGAGACTTGGAGATCGAGGGCGAGGTCGGGGTGGAGGGCTTCGAGTTGGAGGTTGATGCTGGAGGCAACAGTGGAGCAATCATCTAAGCCCACTCCGCCTTCTTTATAAATATAAAGTGTTGCGCGTTTACCGCCACGGCTGGGGCTAATGGTGAGCTCTACCACATGGTAGTGGAGCTCTTGGGTGAGAGTGGTGATCACGTCTTCTAGGTTGAGCATGGAAGGTACCTCGCATATTGGAATAAAAAAAAAGCTTTACAATGAAGATTGTAAGCTGTATTATGTGTAAACATAAAACCATTTAACCAACTAGATTATAGATAAAAAGCTAAAAATAGTCAAGGGGTGCGCACCTTTTTTACGAATTCTCGGGATAAATGCTTTGGGGGTCTCTTGATCTTGTTGGGGAAAAGGGGTATACTTTGCATCAGTGTAGTGAGGTAAATTGTGCGAAAATTGGTCTTCGTTTTATTTATATGTAGTCTTTCGGTAGGCAATCTCTGGGCACAAAGTGGCGCAAGTGATGAGGTTTACGAAAAGGGTGATGTGCAAATTCGTGTGGGGGTGGGGGCACTCTTTCCGCTCTACGTCCATGCGTTTAACTTTTCAGACTTTACCATGTCTAGTATGAAGACAGGTTTTTCGATTGGGCTGGGCTTTGATTACTACTTATCGAATAATTTAAAGATTGGTGGCAGTGCTTCGTTTGGCAGTATCACCAACTCTAGCAAAAATTACTCCTTTTTAGTGCCCGTAGTTACGCGTATCAGCTGGGAGTTCCACACCATTCGCTTCGATTTTCCTGTGGGTGTGGATGTAGGATTACTCTTTAATAAATATCGAACGCTCTTTGCGATCAATTTTTTAGTGCGTCCGCACGCGGGTGTCTTCTTTAATATCACACGCTCTTGGTCTATTGGCATCGACACTACCTTCTGGATTGTTCCTCAAGTGGTTTGGGATGATCTACCTAAGAGTCGGGTAGGTACCTTTGTTGAGGTGATGATCGCAGGGCGCTACAGGCTATAGGAGAGAAGAATGAAACATATTATACGACGCATAGGCTTGCTTACGATCGTCGCGCTCATGATGGGCTCGTGTCAAGATCCTATCTTCTGGACACAGGTGGTAGAAGGGCGTACCCCACAGAATAATTTAAATAAGAGCGCACGTATCTTCGATGTAGATACGGATGGCAGTTATCTCTACGCCCTTGCTGGTGGTATTC is a window of Entomospira culicis DNA encoding:
- the nusA gene encoding transcription termination factor NusA, with translation MPSFIGDAVRQLQSGHDISEELVVKTIEDTLLAAYKRRFRSSENAMIQFSKDLQYVTLYARREVVEDDDWDNPYTQIEISEAKKHNQDAEVGDEILIEVDPKEFDRTDIQAGKQRNRQDFKEIQKNTLYSEFKDKVGEVVIGYYQRLHKGNIYVSLGKTEGIIPKRYQSPREHYEIGDRIKVMIWEVKKSTTGLSIVLTRTHAEFVKRILEIEIPELNDETVHIHKIVREPGYRTKLAVFSSRSDIDPVGACVGAKGQRIQSVIRELEGEKIDVLLYEDNIAEFIKNALSPAKVQAVYILNQATRKALAIVGEDQLSLAIGKNGLNIRLANKLVDWNIDVKTEAQVADMEIDLHEASMPDGLFDDSYETDLRIDELPGVSERLVALLSSNGIEFVDGLQTLIDGQGLESLAGITAEDITRIQEILNLHSEIEEHHHQQQEIEEETYECPECGSPITVEMHECPNCGVGLSFEVEEHEE
- the rimP gene encoding ribosome maturation factor RimP, producing the protein MLNLEDVITTLTQELHYHVVELTISPSRGGKRATLYIYKEGGVGLDDCSTVASSINLQLEALHPDLALDLQVSTPGIDRQFKANHEYTIFMHHQIEGTKKDSTQFSGEITDVKEDGFYLDQSTFIAFADVSKAKLKTDF
- a CDS encoding TP0733 family outer membrane beta-barrel protein: MRKLVFVLFICSLSVGNLWAQSGASDEVYEKGDVQIRVGVGALFPLYVHAFNFSDFTMSSMKTGFSIGLGFDYYLSNNLKIGGSASFGSITNSSKNYSFLVPVVTRISWEFHTIRFDFPVGVDVGLLFNKYRTLFAINFLVRPHAGVFFNITRSWSIGIDTTFWIVPQVVWDDLPKSRVGTFVEVMIAGRYRL